A portion of the Halogeometricum sp. S1BR25-6 genome contains these proteins:
- a CDS encoding 50S ribosomal protein L37e, with the protein MTGAGTPSQGKKNKTTHVKCRRCGEKSYHVKKKQCSSCGFGKSAKRRGYEWQSKSGDHGN; encoded by the coding sequence ATGACGGGAGCAGGAACCCCGAGCCAAGGAAAGAAGAACAAGACGACGCACGTGAAGTGCCGCCGTTGCGGTGAGAAGTCTTACCACGTGAAGAAGAAGCAGTGCTCCTCGTGCGGGTTCGGCAAGTCCGCCAAACGACGCGGCTACGAGTGGCAGTCGAAGTCGGGCGACCACGGTAACTGA
- a CDS encoding ferritin-like domain-containing protein: protein MTLETPRDLFVHELKQMYYVENRLVDVLEELATETPDEKLAKGFSSHRDETRQQVERLERVFREIGETPEEAESGALDGLLRDREEFERQVGSDDLKTPFNLTAGIKTERVEITAYQSLITLANEIEFDGDVKDPLEANLDEEKDTLRSLEKIQKGSSIKNVIQNLL from the coding sequence ATGACCCTCGAAACACCCCGCGACCTGTTCGTGCACGAACTGAAGCAGATGTACTACGTGGAGAACCGACTCGTCGACGTGCTGGAAGAACTCGCCACCGAGACGCCGGACGAGAAACTCGCGAAGGGCTTCTCGTCTCACCGCGACGAGACGCGGCAGCAGGTGGAACGCCTCGAGCGGGTATTCCGGGAGATCGGCGAGACGCCCGAGGAGGCGGAGAGCGGCGCCCTCGACGGTCTGCTGCGCGACCGCGAGGAGTTCGAACGACAGGTCGGGTCGGACGACCTCAAGACTCCGTTCAACCTCACGGCGGGTATCAAGACCGAACGCGTGGAGATAACGGCGTACCAGTCGCTCATCACGCTCGCCAACGAGATAGAGTTCGACGGCGACGTGAAAGACCCGCTCGAAGCGAACCTCGACGAGGAGAAGGACACGCTGCGGTCGCTCGAGAAGATACAGAAGGGTTCGAGCATCAAGAACGTCATCCAGAACCTGCTGTAA
- a CDS encoding DUF420 domain-containing protein, which yields MQLRARDHVPAATAALSVVSLALVFGTVLGYVPESSLPRVSDGALAAIPHLNAVLSTTAIGTILLGVRAIRRGDVRRHRTLMLTTLALFAAFLACYLYRIALVGTAEFPGPAAVYRFVYLPTLAVHILLAIACIPLVYYAVLLAATRPVAEIYDTRHKRVGRVAASLWLVSFFLGDVVYLLLYHVY from the coding sequence ATGCAACTCCGCGCTCGAGACCACGTCCCCGCGGCGACGGCGGCACTGAGCGTCGTCTCGCTGGCGCTCGTGTTCGGCACCGTGCTCGGCTACGTCCCCGAGTCGTCGCTCCCCCGCGTCTCCGACGGCGCGCTGGCCGCCATCCCGCACCTGAACGCAGTGCTCAGCACGACGGCCATCGGAACCATCCTCCTCGGCGTGCGCGCGATACGTCGCGGGGACGTGCGCCGACACCGGACGCTAATGCTCACCACCCTGGCGCTGTTCGCCGCCTTTCTCGCCTGCTATCTCTACCGCATCGCCCTCGTGGGGACGGCTGAGTTCCCCGGCCCCGCGGCGGTGTATCGATTCGTCTACCTCCCGACCTTGGCGGTTCACATCCTCCTAGCCATCGCCTGCATTCCGCTGGTCTACTACGCCGTCCTCCTCGCCGCGACCCGACCGGTCGCGGAGATATACGACACGCGGCACAAGCGGGTCGGTCGGGTGGCGGCGTCGCTGTGGCTCGTCTCCTTCTTCCTCGGCGACGTGGTGTACCTCCTGCTGTACCACGTCTACTGA
- a CDS encoding LSM domain-containing protein yields MSGRPLDVLEASLEETVTVNLKDGSSYHGTLAGYDQHMNVVLEAPADEEEAILGEIEVTPVEDTTIIRGDNVVTIKA; encoded by the coding sequence ATGAGCGGACGACCCCTCGACGTACTCGAGGCTTCGCTGGAAGAAACCGTAACCGTCAACCTGAAAGACGGTAGCTCTTACCACGGAACTCTGGCGGGCTACGACCAGCACATGAACGTTGTTCTCGAGGCGCCGGCCGACGAGGAGGAGGCCATCCTCGGCGAGATAGAAGTGACACCGGTGGAAGACACAACCATTATACGCGGCGATAACGTCGTCACGATCAAAGCATGA
- the purF gene encoding amidophosphoribosyltransferase: MSDGRDAQTPTPGRDAGRQQPTAADLSGPTEKCGVVGVALSDRAAARPLYYSLYALQHRGQESAGIVTHDGFQQHSHVETGLVGDVFGEGDLDSLAGTTGIGHVRYPTSGGLGSCCAQPFSVSFKSGSLGLAHNGNLVNADEIRAELEDLGHAFTSTGDTEVIAHDLARNLLEEDLVRAVKHTMKRVHGSYSLTIMHDETVLGVRDPEGNRPLCIGELEDGYVLASESAAIDTLDGELVRDVRPGELVVLDADGSGYDTYQLVEREDTAHCFFEHVYFARPDSVIDDTLVYEARRGLGRKLWEESGVESDVVMPVPDSGRAFASGYAEAANETTPDGDPREGEDSVEFAEGLMKNRYVGRTFIMPTQDERERAVRLKLNPIRSTIEGRSVTIIDDSIVRGTTSRQLVQLVRDAGAEEVHVRIGAPPIVAPCYMGIDMATREELIASDKTTEEIRDDIGADSLSYLSIDAISEVLGESRTDLCLGCVTGEYPYDIDGEATDRDVSRPAISEGEPTPADD, from the coding sequence ATGTCAGACGGGCGGGACGCTCAGACCCCCACACCCGGACGCGACGCGGGCCGACAGCAACCGACCGCCGCGGACCTCTCGGGGCCGACCGAGAAGTGCGGCGTCGTCGGCGTCGCCCTCTCGGACCGCGCGGCGGCGCGGCCCCTGTACTACTCCCTGTACGCGCTTCAGCACCGGGGACAGGAGTCGGCGGGCATCGTCACGCACGACGGGTTCCAACAGCACAGCCACGTCGAGACGGGCCTCGTCGGCGACGTGTTCGGTGAAGGGGACCTCGACTCGCTGGCGGGGACCACGGGCATCGGGCACGTCCGCTACCCCACGTCCGGGGGGCTGGGGTCCTGTTGCGCCCAACCGTTCTCCGTCTCGTTCAAGTCGGGGTCGCTCGGCCTCGCGCACAACGGCAACCTCGTGAACGCCGACGAGATACGCGCGGAACTGGAGGACCTCGGCCACGCGTTCACCTCGACGGGCGACACGGAGGTCATCGCCCACGACCTCGCCCGCAATCTCTTAGAAGAGGACCTCGTCCGCGCCGTCAAGCACACGATGAAGCGCGTCCACGGTTCCTACTCGCTCACCATCATGCACGACGAGACGGTGCTCGGCGTCCGGGACCCCGAGGGCAACCGGCCGCTCTGCATCGGCGAACTCGAAGACGGCTACGTCCTCGCCAGCGAGTCGGCCGCCATCGACACCCTCGACGGCGAACTCGTCCGCGACGTCCGACCGGGCGAACTCGTCGTCCTCGACGCCGATGGCTCCGGCTACGACACCTACCAACTCGTCGAACGGGAGGACACCGCCCACTGCTTCTTCGAGCACGTCTACTTCGCCCGCCCGGACTCCGTCATCGACGACACCCTCGTCTACGAGGCCCGCCGCGGATTGGGGAGGAAACTCTGGGAGGAGTCCGGCGTCGAGTCCGACGTGGTGATGCCCGTGCCCGACTCCGGCCGCGCGTTCGCCTCGGGGTACGCCGAGGCGGCCAACGAGACGACGCCCGACGGCGACCCCCGCGAGGGCGAGGACAGCGTCGAGTTCGCCGAGGGCCTGATGAAGAACCGCTACGTCGGCCGGACGTTCATCATGCCGACGCAGGACGAACGCGAACGCGCCGTCCGCCTGAAGCTCAATCCGATACGGAGCACCATCGAGGGGCGCTCCGTCACCATCATCGACGACAGCATCGTCCGCGGCACCACCTCCCGGCAACTCGTCCAACTCGTCCGCGACGCCGGCGCCGAGGAGGTACACGTCCGCATCGGCGCGCCGCCCATCGTCGCCCCCTGCTACATGGGCATCGACATGGCGACGCGCGAGGAACTCATCGCCTCCGATAAGACGACCGAGGAGATACGCGACGACATCGGCGCCGACAGCCTCTCGTATCTCTCCATCGACGCCATCAGCGAGGTGCTCGGGGAGTCGCGGACGGACCTCTGTTTGGGCTGTGTCACCGGCGAGTACCCCTACGACATCGACGGTGAAGCGACCGACCGCGACGTCTCCCGACCCGCCATCTCCGAGGGCGAACCGACGCCCGCGGACGACTGA